Proteins found in one Gemmatimonadota bacterium genomic segment:
- a CDS encoding monovalent cation/H+ antiporter subunit D family protein: protein MTEHLPVLLIIIPFLSAPLALLLRNGRVAFGIALVATWSALWLAVQLLMQVLDVGVISYHIGGWEPPWGIEYRVDALNAFVLLLVALIGAVAAPYMGKSAAQEIETSKLPAFYSAFLLCFTGLLGITVTGDAFNVFVFLEVSSLSAYALIAMGRDPRALTAAFRYLIMGSVGATFIVIGIGLMYGMTGTLNMADLAERLPAVSDTRTVRAAFAFLTVGISLKLALFPLHLWLPNAYTYAPSAVTSFIAATATKVAVYMLLRFFFTVFGAGFSFDVVQLDWVLLPLALIAIVSMSLVAVFQDNVKRSLAYSSVAQIGYMILGIALVSVSGLTGGIVHLFNHALMKAALFMAVGCVMYRVGSTSLERWQGLGKRMPWTMAAFVGAGLSIIGVPSTVGFISKWYLIVGALEKGWWPVAALVLGSSLLALVYIWRVVEMAYMRPPPDGDTSRAEAPLALLIPTWFLVLLNIWFGLNARLTAGVARQAAEWLLGGGS from the coding sequence GTGACCGAGCATCTTCCGGTCCTCCTCATCATCATCCCGTTCCTGTCCGCCCCGCTGGCGCTGCTCCTGCGCAACGGTCGCGTTGCGTTCGGGATCGCGTTGGTCGCGACCTGGTCCGCGCTCTGGTTGGCGGTCCAACTCCTGATGCAGGTGCTGGACGTCGGCGTCATCAGCTACCACATCGGCGGCTGGGAGCCGCCGTGGGGGATCGAGTATCGCGTCGACGCGCTGAACGCCTTCGTGCTCCTGCTGGTCGCGCTCATCGGGGCCGTGGCTGCGCCGTACATGGGCAAGAGCGCCGCGCAGGAGATCGAAACCTCCAAGCTGCCCGCGTTCTACTCGGCCTTCCTGCTGTGCTTCACGGGGCTGCTGGGCATCACGGTCACAGGCGACGCCTTCAACGTCTTCGTGTTCCTCGAGGTGTCGTCGCTGTCCGCCTACGCCCTCATCGCGATGGGACGCGATCCGCGGGCGCTGACGGCGGCCTTCCGTTACCTGATCATGGGAAGCGTGGGGGCCACCTTCATCGTCATCGGCATCGGGCTCATGTACGGGATGACCGGGACGCTCAACATGGCGGACCTGGCCGAGCGCCTTCCCGCCGTGAGCGACACCCGAACGGTACGCGCCGCGTTCGCGTTCCTGACGGTGGGGATCTCACTCAAGCTCGCGCTGTTCCCGCTCCACCTGTGGCTCCCCAACGCCTACACGTACGCCCCCTCTGCGGTCACCTCCTTCATCGCGGCCACGGCCACGAAGGTGGCCGTCTACATGCTGCTCCGATTCTTCTTCACGGTCTTCGGGGCCGGGTTCTCCTTCGACGTCGTGCAGTTGGACTGGGTGCTCCTGCCGCTGGCCCTGATCGCCATCGTGTCGATGTCCCTGGTGGCTGTCTTCCAGGACAACGTGAAGCGCTCCCTGGCCTACTCGAGCGTGGCGCAGATCGGCTATATGATCCTGGGCATTGCGCTGGTGTCCGTGTCCGGGCTTACCGGTGGCATCGTGCACCTGTTCAACCACGCCTTGATGAAGGCCGCGCTCTTCATGGCCGTGGGCTGCGTCATGTACCGGGTCGGCTCCACCTCGCTGGAGCGGTGGCAGGGGCTGGGGAAGCGCATGCCCTGGACCATGGCGGCGTTCGTCGGCGCGGGCCTCAGCATCATCGGGGTTCCGTCCACCGTCGGGTTCATCAGCAAGTGGTATCTGATCGTCGGAGCCCTGGAGAAGGGATGGTGGCCGGTGGCCGCGCTGGTGCTCGGTAGCTCCCTCCTCGCGCTCGTCTACATCTGGCGCGTCGTGGAGATGGCCTACATGCGACCGCCGCCGGATGGGGATACGTCCCGGGCCGAGGCGCCGCTGGCCCTGCTCATCCCGACCTGGTTCCTCGTGCTGCTCAACATCTGGTTCGGACTGAATGCGCGACTGACGGCCGGCGTCGCCCGCCAGGCCGCCGAATGGCTGCTGGGAGGTGGATCGTGA
- a CDS encoding cation:proton antiporter subunit C, protein MRILGLYNYWIFVALMMIGLYTVISREHLVKKLIGLSIFQTSVFIFYISMGKIFGGTAPILIEDSHAGDHGAEAAGHGLTVLEGIVYSNPLPHVLILTAIVVGIATTAVGLALVVRINEAYGTVEEAELLEAEAAMTS, encoded by the coding sequence ATGAGGATCCTCGGGCTGTACAACTATTGGATCTTCGTGGCGCTCATGATGATCGGGCTCTACACGGTCATCTCCCGCGAACACCTCGTGAAGAAGCTGATCGGTCTGTCCATCTTCCAGACGTCCGTCTTCATCTTCTATATCAGCATGGGCAAGATCTTCGGCGGCACCGCGCCCATCCTGATCGAGGACTCCCACGCCGGCGACCATGGAGCCGAAGCCGCCGGGCACGGACTCACCGTGCTGGAAGGCATCGTCTACTCCAACCCCCTGCCGCACGTGCTCATCCTGACGGCCATCGTGGTCGGGATCGCCACGACCGCCGTCGGGCTGGCGCTCGTCGTGCGGATCAATGAAGCCTACGGAACGGTCGAGGAAGCCGAGCTTCTCGAGGCCGAGGCGGCGATGACGTCGTGA
- a CDS encoding Na(+)/H(+) antiporter subunit B, which yields MRDQVILRIGVKVLIPFILVFALYVQFHGDYGPGGGFQAGVIFAAGFVLYALVFGLARMSRVLPSVVWRTLAPLGVMVYAGTGVASLFRGGRFLDYNVLRHDPIHGQHLGILLVELGVLTTVFAVMTGIFVTFASRGKVEE from the coding sequence ATGAGAGACCAGGTCATCCTGCGCATCGGGGTGAAGGTCCTGATCCCCTTCATCCTGGTGTTCGCGTTGTATGTCCAGTTCCACGGGGACTATGGTCCCGGAGGCGGATTCCAGGCGGGCGTCATCTTCGCGGCGGGATTCGTGCTCTACGCTCTGGTCTTCGGACTGGCGCGGATGAGCCGCGTGCTCCCGTCCGTCGTCTGGCGTACCCTGGCACCGCTCGGCGTCATGGTCTATGCGGGCACCGGTGTGGCGTCCCTGTTTCGTGGCGGACGTTTCCTGGACTACAACGTCCTGCGCCACGATCCCATCCATGGACAGCACCTGGGCATCCTGCTGGTGGAGCTCGGCGTGCTGACGACGGTCTTCGCGGTGATGACGGGGATCTTCGTGACGTTCGCCAGCCGCGGGAAGGTCGAAGAATGA
- a CDS encoding DUF4040 domain-containing protein, with translation MDVVIDISLLLFLTVTAVTIVRVRSLFAAVMLAGIYSFLSAGLFVVMDAVDVAFTESAVGAGISTILMLSALALVGSEEKKPDRTPLLPVVVVLLTGAVLIYATLDMPPYGDPTNPIHQHVVPRYLEDSAHEVAVPNVVTSVLASYRGYDTMGETSVVFTALVGVLLLLSRAKRTEKKA, from the coding sequence GTGGACGTCGTGATCGACATCTCCTTGCTGCTGTTCCTCACGGTCACCGCCGTGACCATCGTGCGCGTCCGCTCCTTGTTCGCCGCCGTGATGCTGGCCGGGATCTACAGCTTCCTGTCCGCAGGCCTCTTCGTGGTGATGGACGCCGTGGACGTGGCCTTCACGGAGTCCGCGGTCGGCGCAGGGATCTCCACGATCCTCATGCTGTCGGCGCTCGCACTCGTCGGCTCCGAGGAGAAGAAGCCCGATCGGACTCCGCTCCTCCCGGTGGTGGTGGTGCTGCTCACGGGCGCCGTCCTGATCTATGCCACCTTGGACATGCCGCCCTATGGGGACCCCACCAATCCCATCCACCAGCATGTGGTGCCCCGTTACCTGGAGGATTCGGCGCATGAGGTCGCCGTCCCCAACGTGGTGACCTCCGTGCTGGCCTCCTACCGCGGCTACGACACCATGGGTGAGACCTCGGTGGTCTTCACGGCGCTGGTGGGGGTGCTGCTCCTGCTGTCCCGTGCCAAGCGGACGGAGAAGAAGGCATGA
- the mnhG gene encoding monovalent cation/H(+) antiporter subunit G, which translates to MELLVAGLSWILIVGGVVFLIGGAIGVNRMPDVFTRQHAGGMTDTAGAGLMVLGMMLQTGFSLNTLRLLIVIIFVLFTSPIATHATCRAALEGGLVPVRRKEDGTWTS; encoded by the coding sequence ATGGAACTCCTCGTCGCCGGGCTCAGCTGGATCCTGATCGTGGGTGGGGTGGTGTTCCTCATCGGAGGTGCCATCGGCGTGAACCGCATGCCGGACGTCTTCACCCGGCAGCATGCCGGGGGGATGACGGACACCGCCGGGGCGGGCCTGATGGTGCTGGGCATGATGCTCCAGACCGGATTCAGCCTCAACACGCTGCGGCTGCTGATCGTCATCATCTTCGTCCTCTTCACGAGCCCCATCGCCACGCACGCCACGTGTCGCGCAGCGCTCGAAGGGGGGCTCGTCCCCGTGCGCAGGAAGGAGGATGGCACGTGGACGTCGTGA
- a CDS encoding monovalent cation/H+ antiporter complex subunit F, producing the protein MNDPMLMFSVAAAGILVAMALALGRAVLGPTVFDRILAVNMFGTKTVLLIAVIGFLTGRPDFMDLALVYALMNFIGTLAVLKYVETHGDLARPFDEDQVL; encoded by the coding sequence ATGAACGACCCGATGCTCATGTTCAGCGTCGCGGCGGCGGGGATCCTGGTCGCCATGGCCCTGGCACTCGGGCGGGCCGTGCTCGGTCCCACGGTGTTCGACCGCATCCTCGCGGTGAACATGTTCGGAACCAAGACGGTCTTGTTGATCGCCGTGATCGGCTTCCTGACCGGGCGTCCCGACTTCATGGACCTCGCGCTCGTCTACGCCCTGATGAACTTCATCGGCACCCTCGCCGTCTTGAAGTACGTCGAGACGCACGGTGATCTCGCGCGACCCTTCGACGAGGACCAGGTGCTCTGA
- a CDS encoding Na+/H+ antiporter subunit E, with protein sequence MAHLMGLGAMLMAFWLFLSGHYTLFITSLGVVSIVLVTYIAHRMDVADRESIPLHLTLRTPLYLPWLAWETLKANWDVLKVCLRPNLDIDPAFGRYEGHEKTDLGRFIYANSITLTPGTITTGVYGTSMEVHSLTRAALQGTEEGEMDRRVVKLEGDA encoded by the coding sequence ATGGCTCATCTGATGGGCCTGGGGGCCATGCTCATGGCCTTCTGGCTCTTTCTCTCCGGGCACTACACGCTCTTCATCACGAGCCTGGGGGTGGTGTCCATCGTTCTGGTCACCTACATCGCGCACCGCATGGACGTCGCGGACCGCGAGTCGATCCCCCTCCACCTCACCCTGCGGACCCCGCTGTACCTGCCCTGGTTGGCCTGGGAGACGTTGAAGGCCAACTGGGACGTGCTGAAGGTCTGCTTGAGGCCGAACCTGGACATCGACCCCGCCTTCGGCCGCTATGAGGGGCACGAGAAGACCGATCTGGGCCGCTTCATCTACGCCAACTCGATCACGCTGACGCCGGGCACCATCACCACCGGCGTCTACGGCACGTCCATGGAGGTGCACTCCCTCACCCGCGCCGCCTTGCAGGGCACCGAGGAGGGCGAGATGGACCGGCGCGTGGTGAAGCTGGAAGGAGACGCATGA
- the lptE gene encoding LPS assembly lipoprotein LptE, translating to MRAHAGRLRSRGRRPRLAPAVLLLLGALSGCNYSLRAGAGLPDYIRTIAVLPFENETTRAELTEEIHQQLLRELPRALGVRSAGEDVADAIVQGTIVGYNVNAPLFRPGAGGNTAEVLQRQVSIAARVEIIDVEGNAILWEDQSLRAEGQFLEASETEDIGRSEAVELLVQRIVDGAQSNW from the coding sequence GTGCGGGCACACGCCGGGCGCCTGCGCTCCCGCGGCCGGCGCCCGCGGCTCGCTCCGGCGGTCCTGCTGCTGCTCGGGGCGTTGAGTGGCTGCAACTACTCGCTGCGGGCCGGGGCAGGTCTGCCGGACTACATCCGCACCATCGCCGTGCTCCCCTTCGAGAACGAGACCACGCGGGCCGAGCTGACCGAGGAGATCCACCAGCAGCTGCTGCGGGAGCTCCCCCGGGCCCTGGGCGTGCGCAGCGCCGGTGAGGACGTGGCGGATGCGATCGTCCAGGGGACGATCGTGGGGTACAACGTCAACGCGCCGCTCTTCCGGCCGGGTGCCGGTGGCAACACGGCGGAGGTCCTGCAGCGCCAGGTGTCGATCGCGGCCCGGGTCGAGATCATCGACGTGGAGGGAAACGCCATCCTCTGGGAGGACCAGTCCCTGCGTGCCGAAGGGCAGTTCCTGGAGGCATCGGAGACCGAGGACATCGGTCGGAGTGAGGCGGTCGAGCTCCTCGTCCAGCGGATCGTGGACGGGGCCCAATCCAACTGGTGA
- a CDS encoding UDP-2,3-diacylglucosamine diphosphatase produces MTPRPVYVTSDVHLGAVPPDTERSFLRWLEHAGACASSLLLNGDLFDFWFEYRNAVPRGHTRVLGALRALVDAGLPITLMGGNHDWWGGSFLRDEIGVEFLQEPVVRELGGHRTLVAHGDGLGGGDLGYRALKLVLRGRFTVAGFRWLHPDVGAWLARRVSRTGSREHAADAATLARAEHVRMWAHAQLDADPTLDLVLLGHTHLPALEEVAPGRHYLNAGDWVYRRTYAILAEGEAPRLLDWEG; encoded by the coding sequence ATGACCCCACGCCCCGTCTACGTCACGAGCGACGTCCATCTCGGTGCCGTGCCCCCCGACACCGAGCGTTCCTTCCTGCGCTGGTTGGAGCATGCAGGCGCGTGTGCCTCCTCCCTGCTCCTCAACGGCGACCTCTTCGATTTCTGGTTCGAGTACCGGAACGCCGTTCCGCGCGGACACACGCGGGTCCTGGGCGCGCTACGCGCGCTCGTCGACGCCGGCCTGCCCATCACCCTCATGGGGGGCAACCACGATTGGTGGGGGGGGTCGTTCCTGCGGGACGAGATCGGCGTGGAGTTCCTCCAGGAGCCCGTCGTCCGCGAGCTGGGCGGCCACCGCACGCTGGTGGCGCACGGCGACGGTCTGGGTGGGGGTGACCTGGGCTACCGGGCGCTCAAGCTGGTGCTGCGCGGCCGGTTCACCGTCGCCGGGTTCCGGTGGCTGCACCCGGACGTCGGTGCCTGGCTGGCACGCCGGGTGTCGCGCACCGGCTCGAGGGAGCACGCGGCCGACGCGGCCACGTTGGCCAGGGCGGAACATGTACGCATGTGGGCACACGCCCAGCTCGACGCCGATCCGACGCTGGACCTGGTCCTGCTGGGCCACACCCACCTGCCCGCCCTGGAGGAGGTCGCTCCCGGCCGGCACTACCTGAACGCCGGCGACTGGGTGTACCGCCGCACGTACGCCATCCTCGCGGAGGGAGAGGCCCCCCGCCTGTTGGACTGGGAGGGCTGA
- the nhaA gene encoding Na+/H+ antiporter NhaA, whose amino-acid sequence MSSPSVEVRLERPRPWVPFASFFRTEAASGVVLIACAALALLWANSPWRDAYFAWRELPIAISVGGASLEKGLVLWINDALMAVFFFVVGLEIKRELRGGELASLRSAALPLAGALGGALVPAVVYLSLNASGPGRVGWAVPIATDIAFALGVLALVGSRAPLGLKVFLSALAIVDDLLAVLVIAVFYTADVSLTALGAATLLFAALLVAARAGVRAPAVFLVLGVALWFAVLKSGVHATVAGVLTALAIPHQAASPVGDLPRAPTLLERLEHGLQPWVAFGILPLFALANAGVAVPADPLGAVRDPVATGIALGLLVGKPVGILLAAALVVRLGWAALPGGVTWRHLHGASWLCAIGFTMALFIAGLAFGPAPELDTAKLAVLAASTVAGLVGWLLLRGAPRSA is encoded by the coding sequence ATGTCCAGCCCGTCCGTCGAGGTCCGTCTGGAGCGGCCCCGTCCCTGGGTGCCGTTCGCCTCCTTCTTCCGCACCGAGGCCGCCAGCGGCGTCGTGCTGATCGCCTGCGCCGCCCTCGCGCTGCTCTGGGCCAACTCGCCCTGGCGTGACGCCTACTTCGCGTGGCGCGAGCTGCCGATCGCGATCTCCGTGGGTGGGGCGTCGTTGGAGAAGGGCCTCGTCCTGTGGATCAACGACGCCCTGATGGCGGTGTTCTTCTTCGTCGTCGGACTCGAGATCAAGCGCGAGCTCCGGGGCGGGGAACTCGCGTCCCTGCGCTCGGCGGCACTCCCGTTGGCTGGCGCGCTCGGAGGCGCGCTCGTGCCGGCCGTCGTGTATCTGTCGCTGAACGCGTCCGGGCCGGGGCGCGTCGGGTGGGCCGTCCCCATCGCCACGGACATCGCGTTCGCGCTGGGCGTCCTCGCGCTCGTGGGAAGCCGGGCACCGCTGGGGTTGAAGGTCTTCCTGTCGGCGCTGGCCATCGTGGACGACCTGTTGGCGGTGTTGGTGATCGCGGTGTTCTACACGGCGGACGTGAGCCTGACGGCCCTCGGAGCGGCTACGCTGCTCTTCGCGGCGTTGCTGGTGGCTGCGCGCGCCGGTGTGCGCGCTCCCGCCGTGTTCCTGGTGCTCGGGGTGGCGCTCTGGTTCGCGGTCCTGAAGTCCGGTGTGCATGCCACCGTCGCGGGTGTGCTGACGGCATTGGCCATCCCCCATCAGGCTGCGTCACCGGTGGGGGATCTTCCGCGTGCGCCTACGCTGCTGGAGCGCCTCGAGCACGGTCTCCAGCCGTGGGTGGCCTTCGGGATCCTGCCGCTGTTCGCCCTGGCCAACGCAGGCGTCGCGGTGCCGGCCGATCCGCTGGGGGCGGTCCGCGATCCCGTGGCCACGGGGATCGCGCTGGGCCTGCTGGTGGGCAAGCCGGTCGGGATCCTGCTGGCTGCGGCGCTCGTCGTGCGGCTGGGGTGGGCTGCGCTGCCCGGTGGGGTCACGTGGCGCCATCTGCACGGCGCGTCCTGGCTTTGCGCCATCGGGTTCACTATGGCGCTGTTCATCGCGGGACTGGCGTTCGGGCCGGCGCCCGAGCTCGACACGGCCAAGCTGGCCGTGCTCGCGGCCTCCACCGTGGCGGGCCTCGTCGGGTGGTTGTTGCTGCGGGGAGCGCCGCGCTCCGCGTGA
- a CDS encoding diacylglycerol kinase family lipid kinase, with amino-acid sequence MPMTPDLFVLVNPASGSGKGARMLPRLVDALAGHGLEPRILTTTGPGDGARLAQEAVAQGAARLLVVGGDGTIHEVVNGLLAAAAEPPPLGIIPVGTGNDFYRIVGAPKDIPGAVRVLVGGRVRRVDVGRARWDGQERYFVNLMGVGLDVEVLLRRARVQVLSGLAQYLVALLGALVRFRAVPVRVTLADGERFEAPTMLSAVTVGPSAGGGFLLNPTAVADDGFLDLCFVDRLNLLQVARAIPRVIRGTHGTLNGIRLRRFQRVEFGSGNGGPLPFELDGELMPAAASSIQIDVMPKRLGVFVP; translated from the coding sequence ATGCCCATGACCCCCGATCTCTTCGTTCTCGTCAACCCCGCCTCGGGCTCGGGGAAGGGCGCGCGGATGCTCCCTCGGCTCGTCGACGCCCTGGCCGGCCACGGCCTCGAGCCCCGGATCCTGACGACCACGGGCCCCGGGGACGGGGCGCGGCTGGCGCAGGAGGCGGTCGCCCAGGGGGCGGCCCGCCTGCTCGTGGTGGGCGGGGACGGTACCATCCACGAGGTGGTCAACGGGCTCCTGGCGGCAGCGGCGGAGCCGCCGCCGTTGGGGATCATCCCGGTCGGGACGGGAAACGACTTCTACCGCATCGTGGGGGCTCCCAAGGACATTCCGGGCGCCGTACGGGTACTCGTGGGCGGCCGCGTGCGCCGGGTGGACGTGGGACGGGCCCGGTGGGACGGGCAGGAACGGTACTTCGTGAACCTGATGGGGGTGGGTCTGGACGTGGAGGTGCTGTTGCGGCGAGCGCGGGTGCAGGTCCTCTCCGGGCTCGCACAGTACCTGGTGGCGCTCCTCGGCGCGTTGGTGCGCTTCCGTGCGGTCCCGGTCCGGGTCACCCTGGCGGATGGGGAGCGGTTCGAGGCACCGACCATGCTGTCGGCCGTCACCGTGGGGCCCTCCGCCGGCGGCGGGTTCCTCCTCAATCCGACGGCCGTGGCGGACGACGGCTTCCTCGATCTGTGCTTCGTGGATCGTCTGAACCTGCTCCAGGTGGCGCGAGCCATCCCGCGCGTCATCCGCGGGACGCACGGCACCCTGAACGGCATCCGGCTGCGCCGCTTCCAGCGCGTCGAGTTCGGCAGCGGGAACGGGGGGCCGCTTCCCTTCGAGCTGGACGGGGAGCTGATGCCCGCCGCCGCCTCGTCCATCCAGATCGACGTCATGCCGAAGCGGCTGGGGGTGTTCGTCCCGTGA
- a CDS encoding MgtC/SapB family protein has protein sequence MTDPEIVVSLALALGLGLLVGLQRQWATDPIAGIRTFPLISLFGALAALVAGRVGPWVVSAGLVVVAAFLVAANVAEREDDHPAPGITTEVAAVALYLIGAAVLFGYRVQGVVVAGIITVLLHWKTELHRWVSGLAASEIRAVVRLVLVALVILPVLPDRAYDAYGVLNPFRIWMMVVLIVGISLAAYIAYRVFGSRAGTLAAGVLGGLISSTATTVAYAAENKQGRVTAQAGTLVVMIASTVVFLRVLLEIGVVHVAFLPVAAPPLLLLTGGMVLLTALAARRGRAEPLRAQEASPPSGLRTAIVFGLLYGAILFAVAFAEARLDSRWLYAIAGLSGIVDMDAITLSLTELVRDQRLEPERAWRLILVGGLSNIVFKGAALAVLATPALARRVALLFAGTLALGAVLLVGWSA, from the coding sequence GTGACCGATCCCGAGATCGTCGTCTCGCTCGCGCTGGCGCTCGGCCTGGGACTCCTCGTCGGACTCCAGCGGCAGTGGGCCACGGACCCGATCGCCGGGATCCGCACCTTCCCGCTCATCTCCCTCTTCGGCGCCCTCGCGGCCCTGGTGGCTGGTCGGGTGGGACCGTGGGTGGTGAGCGCGGGCCTGGTGGTGGTGGCCGCCTTCCTGGTGGCGGCGAACGTGGCGGAGCGCGAGGACGACCATCCCGCGCCCGGGATCACCACCGAGGTGGCCGCGGTGGCGCTCTACCTGATCGGTGCGGCGGTGCTGTTCGGGTATCGGGTCCAGGGCGTGGTGGTCGCCGGGATCATCACCGTCCTGTTGCACTGGAAGACGGAGCTGCACCGCTGGGTGTCCGGGCTGGCCGCGTCCGAAATCCGTGCGGTCGTGCGGTTGGTCCTCGTGGCGCTGGTCATCCTGCCGGTCCTTCCCGACCGCGCCTATGACGCGTACGGCGTGCTCAATCCGTTCCGCATCTGGATGATGGTCGTGCTGATCGTGGGCATCAGCCTGGCCGCCTACATCGCCTACCGGGTCTTCGGCTCGCGCGCCGGGACGCTGGCGGCAGGCGTCCTGGGCGGGCTCATCTCCAGCACCGCCACCACGGTGGCCTACGCGGCGGAGAACAAGCAGGGAAGGGTCACCGCGCAGGCGGGGACGCTGGTGGTGATGATCGCCTCCACGGTGGTCTTCCTGCGCGTCCTGCTGGAGATCGGTGTCGTGCACGTCGCCTTCCTGCCGGTGGCCGCACCTCCCCTGCTGCTCCTCACCGGCGGGATGGTGCTGCTCACTGCGCTGGCGGCGCGTCGCGGACGCGCGGAGCCGCTCCGGGCGCAGGAGGCGTCCCCGCCGTCCGGGCTGCGCACCGCCATCGTCTTCGGCCTCCTGTACGGCGCCATCCTGTTCGCGGTCGCGTTCGCGGAGGCGCGCCTGGATTCCCGGTGGCTCTACGCCATCGCGGGCCTGTCGGGGATCGTGGACATGGACGCCATCACCCTGTCCCTGACGGAGCTCGTCCGGGACCAGCGGCTGGAGCCCGAGCGGGCCTGGCGATTGATCCTCGTCGGCGGATTGTCCAACATCGTGTTCAAGGGGGCGGCACTGGCGGTGCTGGCCACGCCCGCCCTCGCGCGCCGGGTGGCGCTGTTGTTCGCCGGCACGCTCGCGCTGGGCGCGGTGCTGCTCGTCGGGTGGTCGGCGTGA
- the deoC gene encoding deoxyribose-phosphate aldolase — translation MLDSRVPARPTAAATARNPGTPLDLEWVLGLRVNRSAVERRTGTLGTRRSVKKEWQAAWLLRAVRLMDLTTLEGGDTPGRVRRLVAKARRPVRDDLLDALGMGDAGLTVAAVCVYPALVPTVRAALAEAPIHVAAVAAGFPHGLSPLEQRIAEVEAAVRAGADEIDIVIQRSHVLRGEWQALYDEVRAFRDACGDAHLKTILATGELGPLRNVARASAVCMMAGADFIKTSTGKERVNATLPVGLTMVRTLRAYVERTGYPVGFKPAGGVRSAKDALLWMILMKEELGREWLEPERFRFGASSLLNDIERQLEHHLTGRYSASFRHPLA, via the coding sequence CTGCTCGACTCCCGCGTCCCGGCCCGCCCCACCGCCGCCGCGACGGCTCGCAACCCCGGTACGCCACTCGACCTGGAGTGGGTGCTGGGCCTGCGCGTCAATCGAAGCGCCGTGGAGCGCCGTACCGGGACGCTGGGCACCCGGCGCAGCGTGAAGAAGGAATGGCAGGCCGCCTGGCTGCTCCGCGCCGTCCGGCTGATGGACCTGACCACGCTGGAGGGCGGCGACACACCCGGTCGCGTACGCCGGCTGGTCGCCAAGGCACGCCGCCCCGTCCGTGACGACCTGCTGGACGCGCTCGGTATGGGGGACGCCGGTCTGACCGTCGCCGCGGTGTGCGTCTATCCCGCGCTCGTCCCTACCGTCCGCGCGGCGCTCGCCGAAGCCCCGATCCACGTGGCCGCCGTGGCCGCGGGATTCCCGCACGGTCTGTCCCCGCTGGAGCAGCGGATCGCCGAGGTCGAGGCTGCGGTTCGCGCGGGTGCCGACGAGATCGACATCGTCATTCAACGCAGTCACGTGTTGCGCGGCGAATGGCAGGCGCTCTACGACGAGGTCCGAGCCTTTCGCGACGCCTGCGGCGACGCGCACCTCAAGACGATCCTGGCCACGGGTGAGCTGGGCCCGCTCCGCAACGTGGCGCGCGCCTCCGCGGTTTGCATGATGGCCGGAGCGGACTTCATCAAGACCTCCACGGGCAAAGAGCGCGTCAACGCCACACTGCCCGTCGGGCTGACGATGGTGCGCACGCTGCGGGCCTACGTCGAGCGCACCGGCTATCCCGTCGGCTTCAAGCCCGCGGGCGGCGTGCGCAGTGCGAAGGACGCGTTGCTGTGGATGATCCTCATGAAAGAGGAGCTGGGCCGTGAATGGCTCGAGCCCGAACGCTTCCGCTTCGGTGCCAGCTCCCTCCTGAACGACATCGAGCGACAGCTCGAGCACCACCTGACCGGTCGGTATTCTGCATCCTTCCGCCATCCCCTCGCGTGA